A genomic region of Pseudomonas sp. MPC6 contains the following coding sequences:
- the urtB gene encoding urea ABC transporter permease subunit UrtB: MAVQASDAEDFVAANPVQQAKLLESWAAQPNPARVELINALQQGELTIDGQPKTLRLNNRLRGLIDTALASHQLLAADAKVRLAAAQQLQKSAKPAQLTFLDQQLAGEKDESVHAALSLALANLQLVDSDPTVRLAAVRLLGETGDPLARTRLEGLLEPGVEADAAVRTAAETSLAQVKRKLLIGEMLGQAFSGMSLGSILLLAALGLAITFGLLGVINMAHGEMLMLGAYSTYVVQLMFQRYAPQAIEFYPLIALPVAFFVTAAVGMALERTVIRHLYGRPLETLLATWGISLMLIQLVRLVFGAQNVEVANPAWLSGGIQVLPNLVLPYNRIVIIAFALFVVVLTWLLLNRTRLGLNVRAVTQNRNMAACCGVPTGRVDMLAFGLGSGIAGLGGVALSQIGNVGPDLGQSYIIDSFLVVVLGGVGQLAGSVLAAFGLGIANKILEPQIGAVLGKILILALIILFIQKRPQGLFALKGRVID; this comes from the coding sequence ATGGCCGTACAGGCCAGCGACGCCGAAGACTTCGTTGCCGCCAACCCCGTGCAGCAAGCCAAACTCCTGGAATCCTGGGCCGCGCAGCCGAACCCGGCCCGCGTCGAACTGATCAACGCCCTGCAACAAGGCGAACTGACCATCGATGGCCAACCGAAAACCCTGCGCCTGAACAACCGCCTGCGAGGCCTGATCGACACCGCGCTGGCCAGCCACCAACTGCTCGCCGCCGACGCCAAAGTCCGGTTGGCCGCCGCGCAGCAATTACAGAAAAGCGCCAAACCGGCGCAGCTGACGTTCCTCGACCAGCAACTGGCGGGCGAAAAAGATGAAAGCGTTCACGCAGCGTTAAGCCTGGCGTTGGCCAACCTGCAACTGGTCGATAGCGACCCGACCGTGCGCCTCGCCGCGGTCCGGCTGCTCGGCGAAACCGGCGACCCGCTGGCCCGCACCCGCCTGGAAGGTTTGCTCGAACCGGGCGTCGAAGCCGATGCCGCGGTACGCACCGCCGCCGAAACCAGCCTGGCTCAGGTCAAACGCAAACTACTGATCGGCGAGATGCTTGGCCAAGCCTTCAGCGGCATGTCGCTGGGCTCGATACTGCTGCTCGCGGCCCTCGGCCTGGCGATCACCTTCGGCCTGCTCGGCGTGATCAACATGGCCCACGGCGAGATGCTGATGCTCGGCGCCTACTCGACCTATGTCGTGCAGTTGATGTTCCAGCGCTACGCCCCGCAAGCCATCGAGTTTTATCCACTGATCGCCTTGCCGGTGGCCTTTTTCGTCACCGCCGCGGTCGGCATGGCGCTGGAGCGCACGGTGATTCGCCACCTCTACGGCCGCCCGCTGGAAACCTTGCTCGCTACCTGGGGTATCAGCCTGATGCTGATCCAGCTGGTGCGACTGGTGTTCGGCGCGCAGAACGTTGAAGTGGCCAACCCGGCGTGGTTATCCGGTGGGATTCAAGTGCTGCCCAACCTCGTGCTGCCGTACAACCGCATCGTGATCATCGCCTTCGCGCTGTTTGTGGTGGTGCTGACCTGGCTGCTGTTGAACAGGACGCGCCTCGGTTTGAACGTGCGCGCCGTCACCCAGAACCGCAACATGGCCGCCTGCTGCGGGGTGCCCACCGGGCGCGTCGACATGCTCGCCTTCGGTCTCGGCTCGGGTATTGCCGGTCTCGGTGGCGTCGCTCTAAGCCAGATTGGCAATGTCGGCCCGGACCTCGGCCAGAGCTACATCATCGACTCGTTCCTGGTGGTCGTCCTCGGCGGTGTCGGTCAGTTGGCCGGGAGTGTCCTGGCCGCCTTCGGCCTGGGCATAGCCAACAAGATTCTCGAACCGCAGATCGGTGCGGTGCTCGGCAAGATCCTGATCCTCGCGCTGATCATTCTGTTCATCCAGAAACGTCCGCAAGGCCTCTTCGCACTGAAAGGACGGGTGATCGACTGA
- the urtC gene encoding urea ABC transporter permease subunit UrtC, giving the protein MNQPLMLTASQKAGPKVTIAVGAVVLVLLLTLPLLSLLSPDSAFHVSAYTLTLVGKILCYAIVALALDLVWGYAGLLSLGHGLFFALGGYAMGMYLMRQASGDGLPAFMTFLSWTELPWYWAGTSSFLWSMCLVVLAPGLLALVFGFFAFRSRIKGVYFSIMTQALTFAGMLLFFRNETGFGGNNGFTNFRTILGFGITEPGTRAVLFFATVVLLVASLLIGWRLAQSKFGRVLTALRDAENRLMFCGYDPRGFKLFVWVLSAVLCGLAGALYVPQVGIINPSEMSPTNSIEAAVWVALGGRGTLIGPLLGAGVVNGMKSWFTVAFPEYWLFFLGALFIVVTLYLPKGVIGLLKKRGDQ; this is encoded by the coding sequence ATGAACCAGCCTCTGATGCTCACCGCCAGCCAAAAGGCCGGCCCCAAGGTCACTATCGCTGTCGGCGCGGTGGTCCTCGTTCTGCTGCTGACATTGCCGCTGCTCTCGCTGCTGTCGCCGGACAGTGCGTTTCACGTTTCGGCTTATACCCTGACGCTGGTGGGCAAGATTCTGTGCTATGCCATCGTCGCCCTGGCGCTGGACCTGGTCTGGGGTTACGCCGGCCTGCTGTCTCTGGGCCACGGCCTGTTCTTCGCCCTCGGCGGTTACGCGATGGGCATGTACCTGATGCGCCAGGCCTCGGGCGATGGCTTGCCAGCGTTCATGACCTTTCTGTCGTGGACCGAATTGCCGTGGTACTGGGCCGGCACCAGCAGCTTCCTCTGGTCGATGTGCCTGGTGGTATTGGCCCCGGGATTATTGGCGTTGGTGTTCGGCTTCTTCGCCTTCCGTTCGCGGATCAAGGGCGTGTATTTCTCGATCATGACCCAGGCCCTGACTTTCGCCGGGATGCTGCTGTTCTTTCGCAACGAAACCGGGTTTGGCGGCAATAATGGCTTCACCAATTTCCGCACCATTCTCGGTTTTGGCATCACCGAACCCGGCACCCGCGCCGTGCTGTTTTTCGCCACGGTGGTGTTGCTGGTGGCGAGCCTGTTGATCGGCTGGCGTCTGGCGCAGAGCAAGTTTGGCCGGGTATTGACCGCCCTGCGCGATGCGGAAAATCGCCTGATGTTCTGCGGTTACGATCCGCGGGGCTTCAAGCTGTTTGTCTGGGTCTTGAGCGCAGTGCTGTGTGGCCTGGCCGGCGCGCTGTACGTGCCGCAAGTCGGCATCATCAACCCGAGTGAAATGTCGCCGACCAACTCCATCGAGGCGGCCGTCTGGGTGGCACTGGGTGGTCGCGGCACCTTGATCGGTCCGCTGCTCGGCGCGGGGGTGGTCAACGGCATGAAGAGCTGGTTCACCGTGGCCTTCCCCGAATACTGGCTGTTCTTCCTCGGCGCGCTGTTCATTGTCGTGACCTTGTATCTGCCCAAAGGTGTGATTGGTCTGCTGAAAAAAAGGGGTGATCAATGA